Genomic segment of Arachis stenosperma cultivar V10309 chromosome 4, arast.V10309.gnm1.PFL2, whole genome shotgun sequence:
ttaaatattttttatttttaatttttaaattattttatcaaatctATAATTAATTGAATTCATCCCTATAATAAGGAATCAATTTAATTGAATAATCTTGAAGCATTTATATAGTTACTTTTATGGTCAATAAATCTGATATTTTTCAAGACTCAAAAAATTATTGATAAGGAGATGTATGATGAATTACGAAAATTTTTCTCAGGtacataatttttatattcttctattttgtttattaattattcttataatttgatatttaaaaaagaaaaaaataaaaatttatttcttctgtttttttttattatttataggAAAATGAAAGCCTCTTTAGATTTAGATCCATATTTTAGCCTATCAtttaaaaaagatgaaaacaaatataaatatttatgaaatttaaataaaaatgattttttaaataactaatATGTATTTTAGTTTATATATAATCTTTTTGAATCAggataatattattatcattatttgtTAAACTATGTTTTTTctgattttatatatatatatatatatatacttctttattgtgtgtttttataatttaacattttaaaaattttttataataattttaattttaacaaaatataatataaataaaaccacgttaatattaaaataataaaaaaatacttatttaataaattttaaaaatgaataatatatgaaaaaaataaaaatatttttttaaaaaacaatagaaaagcGGTCGTACCTGTTCAGCCGctagttaaaaataaattaactgatatatatatttgtaattgactctctaaattttttttatataaatacataataaataattttaataactaattttaatgtacaaacaatatttttttagttataataCGTTGTCAGCAATAGCCTATAACAACTAATAAGAACTAGTACTGAATTTTCTCTGATCATGAGGTTGGAACGTTTATTGTGTTACAAACATGTCAACGTATAATTTAATCTCTGGTATGCTAAAATGAACAATAATACCTAAAATAGTAACATTCCCATGATTGAAGATAACATCCTAACTCTCTCCGAAACGTGCACCAAATGCTTGAAGCTTGATGTTCATTTCCAAAGCTCTGAAAATGAATTTGGACCCACAAAAAATGTTCCTCCGAATATGGGTTTGAGTTCTAAGAATAAGTGATTAGAAAGTGTCATATAATATAGATTATGttgtaaaataactaaataaataaggaagaagtaacaaatataaaatatggaaatataattaaataattcaaatAGTAATATTCACTAGAATTAGTATATCAATATAgtagatataattaattataataaagtatAAGAGGGAGAATAGTATGAAAGAGAGAAGCATATTataaaagaagagagagaaatgcTTTATTGCTTGTGTTTTCATTCAGAGGCTTAAGCctctatttataatgaaacatTTTCAAACTACATTTAATAGAGTCATCCTTTAGTAAATAGAATTTCATTGGAAATGGGCATCCACATCAGaacttatcacaacactcccccttggatgcccatttaggattattgcctcattaaaaccttactaaaggaAAACCCTGTGGGAAAAACCtcagtgaaggaaaaagagtacaatatcctttgtgatggggactgcctcattaaaaaccttgtcaagaaaaactcaatgggaaaaaaacctgaccaaggaaaaaagagtacagtctccccctcttgccgacattattttatatctcgaaatcggcgcatcccaatctgatgtaccaatctttcaaaagaagattttgggagtgactttgtgaataaatctgccagatttatcacttgagcggatctTTGAAGTATCCGCCTTTAAGctgagcaatgcatgctgtattatcttcaaacaagacagttggagctatcttatgatcaatcaatCCACATGACgacagaatatattgaatcagGCTCCttagccaaaaacactcgcaactagcttcatgaatcgctagtatttcagcatgattagaagaaggttgctgctatcgtctccatgatatagctgttcCACCATATGTAAATAGGTATcttgtttgagatctccctttatgtggatcagacaagtatccagcatctgcatagccaactagttgtgacttggatccatagagATAAAACAATctcatatcaaccgttccatgaagatatcgaaaatttgtttgattccactccaatgtcttctggttggagggaactataccttgctagtaattcaccgcgaatgatatgtcagTCGCGTATTagttagcaagatacattagcgctccaatggcactaagatatggtacttcaggaccaaggatatcttcattttcttctttaggacggaattgatcctttttcacatccaaagatcttacgatcattggtgtacttatggatgtgacttatccatataaaatcttttcaagatctttctgtgtatgttgtttgatgaataaagatcccaccTTTTATATGTTCGATCTGCAGTCCGAGACAAAacttagtctttccaagatctttcatctcaaactcttcttttagagttttttataattgttggaatctcttcaggagtcccaatgatatttaaatcatcaacgtacacagtaATTATATGACCCAGATgtagttttctttatgaaaacacatgggcagatatcatcattcttgaaacagtttttggccagatactcagtaagacgattataccacattcgtccagattgctttagaccatataaagatctttgcaatttgactgagtataacccttgcgaatattcactggatggtttagatatctttagtcttttagggactttcatatagatatcccgatctaatgagccgtacaaataggctgttaccacatccattaaatgcttatgcagtttatgatatgcagataagctgaccaaataacgcaaagttatcgcatccacaggggaatacgtttctcataatctataccgggcctttgtgaaaaccttgtgccacaagtcgggcttgtAGCGCAcgacttcatttttctcatttcgtttttctcacaaatacccatttgtatcaacaggttttacatcttcaggtgtacggactacaggtccaaagacttcacgttttgcaagtgagttctaattcagccttcatggcttctttccatttggccaatcattcctttgtcgacattcttcgactgatcttggctcaagatccttactttcatgcatgatatctgATGCCACATATATGCAAtattcattgacaattgtcttatttcggtccatttctctcctgtaaagacataatttatcgagatctgcaggtgtctttactatctttttcaacaggaatatttacctcttttctcttcgaggatttttatctttggaaccgacaggcctgccacgcttctggcgtgtatttgcttcagtggcaatttgtcctactgggacatcaattcgaattgggcaTTTTCcgccctgccacgcttctggcgtgaatttgcttcagtggctacttgtcctgtgaatttgcttcagtggctacttgtcctacgggacatcaattcgaattggggcattttccgctggtatataagatttggttatcctctttgtatcggaaaatgcatcaggcaattcatttgctattctttgcaaatgtataatcttttgaacttctaattcacattgccctgatcgatctaaatgcatcaacgatgatgcattccaattaagttttcaggaagcttattctccccctaatgttgaaattttgattcatcaaaaatgacaatccgcaaaccgggctttaaacacaatcaccagtttgtatctcaagatacctcactatagggATAATCAtaccaacatatatccccaattttctttggggtcccattttggtacgattaggtggtgcaatgggaacatatacacacccaaatattcttaaatgggaaacatttggctgctggccaaaagctaattaataggagagaattgatgatagctcgttggcctcaaacgaatgcggcatgtaaaatccagcattatcaagacgaattgctttaattggatttctggaaattgtgcttttaatcgaataatttgagccaataatctcgcaaacgccaggttgcagaagataataagcacacatgtgaccatctcgaagatgcgtctattaggaccataaaatatttaaaagatccactggtggatgaataggtcacatatatcaccttgaatccttctAGGAATCAggagactcaaatccaatcttaggtgatggccttaaaattaactttccctgagaacatgcgcacacaaaattcactagttttaagaatcttctggttctttagtgaatgtccatgaaattttcaataattctcctcatcatggttgttcccgaaTGACCTaatcggtcgtgccaagttatgaactCATTTgagctagtaaacttctggtttacaatggcatgtgattcaattgcactaatcttggtataatacaacccagatgaaagtgagggtaatttttctaatataactttcttatttgaatcatgagttgtgatacataaatactcatgatttccctcattcatagtctcaatatgatatccatttcggcgaatatctttaaaactcacaagtttcttcgagacttggtagataacagtgcattattattataaatttgttcctccaagaaacaaaattatagctcttccggagccttctatcacattgcccgagccaataatagtattaacatattctcttttggcacaagatgggtaaaatatatattacttttaagAATAGTGAACTTGCACTATTTGCAAGACAAATATCTTCAGGATATGTCctttccatttttcttcaaaaacaaatgataataatataaatgagtagaagtacatgcacagtaaaattatcacatgaatacttaacaaacacatacacatatcaaattatttcatcattgatcaaatagcCAATATTCCTTCAAATCCtcaaagaaattagatacatcataatgagtggtggaattttcatcatttgaaacaaaaatttgtttccttttctttgtcaaTCCTTTTTCATTgatgcttgataaagatcaactaggtgccttgggtacgacaggtacgtgaccaatggcgcTTTCCACCACAATGGAAGATTAATCCTCAATTGATATACTTGcccattatttctttctttatcccattTCTGGTGAGATCTTTTCTTGTGACATAATTcatttccttccataatttttctgtCATCAAAATCTtgtcatttacctcttctggggtatAATTTGCCGtatttacttcaggaaatggggcggcgccaactgaacgcgcttcatgatttatcaaaagtaactcattgttgcattcagcaacaagaaaagaaattaattcagaaatactttttaatttcttttctcaatattgctgctgcaggagcacattcgagacaTGGAAGGTCGATAAaattttctctaacatatcgggcttgaggaagtatcacatGACTGTACCTTTTTTCAAAGTCTtttcacagatctgcaagatcTTTTAATGTGGGATATCATTTTTAATCATACTTCAAGATGACGACAAAGGAAAATATGGCTTTatctttatccttctgggatatATTATTTTCAGCCTCAATGGTATCTTCAAGATCCATtaaatcaagatggatttcagcatctaatatccatggtaaataattatttctaaatatatcaagagcattatATTCAAGATGAAAGATTCGacataataaaatttgttacctggagtcttcctaaaattttgttagagcttcgtgctgataacgtttgtaaaataactaaataataaggaagtaacaaatataaatatggaaatataattaataattcaaTAGTAATATTCACTAGAATTAGTATATCAATATAgtagatataattaattataataaagtatAAGAGGGAGAATAGTATGAAAGAGAAAAGCATATTataaaagaagagagagaaatgcTTTATTGCTTGTGTTTTCATTCAGAGGCTTAAGCctctatttataatgaaacatTTTCAAACTACATTTAATAGAGTCATCCTTTGGTAAATAGAATTTCATTGGAAATGGGCATCACATCAGAACTTATCACAACAGATTATATgattttaccaaaaaaaaaaacacagatTATATGAGATGTATATAATATAATGGAGAATGTTTGTTGATCAATgcttttagtaaaaaaaaaaaaggtgaaaaATTAGTTAGTGTAAATAATACATAAGCAAAGTAAAAATAACccattaaaaaaagtaaaaaataagaaaaaaaaatattggtcaCAAAACATTTCtctaatataaaatacataaaattattacTTTAAACTTTTGAATCAATATAACGGCAAATCACATTTACTCTATTAGTTTAAGTTAGTCCAAATTAAGGTCTAATAATCTCTTAATAAATGTGAAAAGTTAGAACTGTAACCAGAAGTATAAAGATACACCTCAAACAAATTGGTGGGGTATGTGTCCCTTCtcagctttttttttttttttttttttttgagatgaAATATAGCTTCATATGCAAtcacttctccctctcttttaaGTTTTTTTCTTAACTTATAATCATACATTACACCATCAGTTAGAAAACCTTCCACCTTGAGAATTTCTCAgccaagaaaacaaaaaaaaggtaTCAATTTGCTTAAAACCCATTTGTTAAGACCCAGATTCTTGTTGTTATCATATTATATTATGAAGGCAATTCCGTGGCCAACCATAGGGGTGGTGATTTCTTGGTACAGTTCCAACATTGGTGTTCTCCTTCTGAACAAGTACTTGCTAAGCAACTATGGTTTCAAGTACCCTGTTTTCCTCACCATGTGTCACATGATGATGTGTTCTCTTCTCAGCTTCATTGCCATTTCAATAATGCAAGTTGTCCCTTTGCAGAACATACAATCAAGGAGACAGTTTGCCAAGATTTGTTTCCTTAGCCTTGTTTTCTGCTTCTCTGTCGTCTGTGGAAACATATCGCTTAACTACATTCCAGTGTCCTTTAACCAGGCCATCGGCGCCACCACGCCGTTCTTCACTGCCGTTTTCGCCTATTTCATGACCAGCAAAAGAGAGGCTTGGGTTACATATTGTACCCTGTTGCCTGTTGTTGGAGGAGTCATCATAGCTACTGGGGTAAATTTATTTACTGACTAAATATCCAAATTAGTTCTttagaaattttaaatcaaacattttaacttttaataaatttttattactttAGAGGCTCTGGAGATGGATTGGTTCCTTTATAAAGAGGATTAATAGTATTTATTGAGGATCTAGCTgctttataataaaatttattagaagCTTATTTGTCAATATGCATATTCAACATTTAATTCTCAGTGATAAAAGGACCATACTGTCTAACTTAAAGACTTCCaaagtaataaatttttattggaGATCAAAAAGTCTAATATGAAATTCGTTGGGGGAGAAATTTGGGTATATACTCCTATATCTGCCATAAATTGCATGTGTTTTTAGCTTTTATGTGGTGTTTTTACTGTTGAGAATCCAAGGGAAGTAGATAACAATTGATGATGCCTAATCATAAATTGATGAAATAATTGAAGTTTAGAGAAAAATATGTAAATATCTGCATGCATGAACAATGGTTGAAATTGTTTCCATCTTTGTTTCAACCTTTCATAATACAGCAGCTAATTTGTGCATTAGTGACTGAAAACCTATGCTTATGGTTATGGGAAGCTGATAGAGATAATAACTTCAACAAAAACATGCAGTAGGACAAGTTTCTTGTATGGATACATGTCTATCCTAGCAAGAGATTCTTGATTGTGGAGTCGGAAAAAACTAATAcatctcttaatttcctcttccttCACTTAAGCATGTCAATTAAATAGAAATCATATTTAATCCTCTAATTCATTTCCCTTAACTCCCAAACAAGTGATCCAATATGTAGATTCTTCATTATTAACTCATCTTATGGTGAGAAATTAATTCCAACATAATTTTATATTGCTAGGTAAGATAGATCAGTCAATATGTTTCTTTAGCTAGGAAAGTAGTATTCCAATTAAAAAGTTTTGATAAGCCATTACTAGGGAAAAGACAAGATACCCTAAAACTGCAAGAATATTCAGCTTGCTTGATATGTAACAAGTCCATTGCACCAGTTTTCCAGCATCAACAGCTTTAAAGTTCTCCTCATTATTTCAGTcttaacttttttattatttttatggttATGAACTCAGCCTTTTCAAACAATtgcttttattaattatattagtcCTTATCTATATTTAATTGTTCAAAATTTGTGCTcgttttaattttttcatttgaTCATTCACATTTTAAATTGTGTTTTAGTTTAGTCTTCTATTAATATCAATCAGTCACGTTAAGAAAAGTAATATTATGTCACTAATTCATTATGCCAATTGCCATTTCAACTTCATGTTATTAGTTATGTCACTTTGGATAATTACTCTCACTGACACTGACATTGGCACTATAACACATCATCAAATTTGATAGGACCTTATAATAATCAAAGCAATTATCCTCTTTCTCACATGTGATGTAAGCGATGTAactcttttaatattttttttatttattttgtgatgCAGGGTGAACGAAGTTTCCATCTGTTTGGGTTTTTGATTTGTGTTTCATCAACTGCTGCCAGAGCATTCAAATCGGTGCTTCAATCTATtttattgtcctcagaggggtAATGAGTTTATCTATTTTCTCCTTTACATCGGTGATTGTTTTCATGACTTGAACTCATAATCTTAAAAGTTATACGAAAAATCGGAAATAACTCAACCATTACTCTAAAACTCCACTTCAGATATTAAGATAAAGATAAGCCATAAGAAGTTATATTTCTATCTCTTTCTTACATGACAaacattttctttgtttatgaTTTGTGTGTTTCAATAACTCTATTTCTATACCAAAACAGCTACTAAGCGTGCATAAAGAACATTTCAGCTCTTATGACACAGCACCCAGGTGGTGTTAACATCCCAAATAGCAACTATCAACCATTTTAATTTTACTACTTCGATGATGGTTTTCAGGGAAAAGTTGAATTCTATGAATCTTCTACTTTACATGGCACCTATAGCAATGTTGGTGTTGTTTCCAGCAACATTACTGATGGAGAAAAATGTGATTGGGACCACAGTGGATCTTGCAAGAAATGATATCAGAATTGTATGGTATCTGCTGTTCAGTTCCTCTCTTGCATATTTTGTGAACTTGACCAATTTTTTGGTCACAAAACATACAAGTGCACTCACCCTTCAGGTATTTCCCAATGCCATGTTTTCCAATCAAATATATTgaggggttttttttttttttttggtcattgGATGAATATAGTAGCTCCTCTAAAGTAAAATAGACTCGATTGAAAAACATGATGAGTGCATTCACCCCTAATTAGATCAGATAACTAGTAAAGTGCACAATAATTATAGCTTACTTAGGAGAAATTATTCtatcctttttaaaaaaaatcacattttctTTAAAGGTTTTCTTTCATTATCACTTGATAAAGAAATATCCTACATTAACTGCCCTTTTCAGTATAGTATTTACAAGGAAAGATATTCTGTATCACTCACCATTATTAAATTTCATGTGCATATCAGCATATGGTGAGATTAAAAGAGTGCATAGAAGAGTGACTTTGATACTTCTTTGCTTTGTGGTCAAATATCAACTCCATAAAGcaataaattaataaactaaAGACTCATATTACCACACattgtaacaccctcactaatAGAATATCACGCTTCCACTGCACCACTCTGATGGCTCGGTCATTAAAGTAAAGGCTCCTATCATATATAGACGTGCAGGAGGGCATTAGCGCAGTGGAAGCATAATATTCTGTTAGTAAAGGTGTTATACACATGATTTAGGAGATGCATTCAGTTCCTTAAGTCATATGTGGTGTAACCAACTAAATATAAATGTGATTTGCCAAATCTTTTCACAGGTTCTAGGAAATGCAAAGGGGGCAGTTGCAGTGGTTGTCTCAATTCTGATATTCAAGAATCCAATTTCAGTTATAGGAATGATGGGCTATGCACTCACAGTCACGGGAGTCATTCTGTACAGTGAAACCAAGAAGAGGTATAgctgaaattttgaaaaagaaaaaaaaattaaacacaaTTACCAATCAAACACGTACATAATACACCATACAAGCGAAAGGACCATTGCAGAATATGAACTTTCAGCAATTGTGTTGTGTTAATAGGAAAAGGAAAATTTCACCTATTTctttttctaattatttattttagcaTGTATGTACGTGTCCGCAGAGCAAGACTTGGAGGTCATTATACTTCTTACATTTGTTACCTACACGATATTCACAAGAATGTAGCACCAAAAACAATGAATGAATACCCGAATTAGATTCCTACATACTTTCATATTTTGAGAGATGATGTTTCTTTCGTGTTCTTCTATCTAGCAAATTTTAAGCCTTCCAGTTATGTTTCTTTTGGGTCTTGATCTGAATATTTCCTTAGGAGTATATATCAAAATGCACCAAGACcgcaacaaaataaaattataaaacaaaaaTGTAGCCAACATCTACAAAaggattttcttttctttaaggGATTAAAGGAGGGGACACATTTTGCAAGGAAAGATAAACCTTTTTATAAAACAATTCAGTAGCATATATGAAGCATGTAAGTTATTATACCAAAATTTCTAACCATCTTAGTTTCTATCGCTTATTGAAACAACTAACCTATTTAGACACCAGGGATTGGATACTTAGTAGTAAGATCTTCAACTTTACTACGCAACTTTGAGACTTTGTCTCCTAAAGGAAACCCTGGAGATGTTACGAACTTCAAAAAGTCTTGTAGTTTTGTCCCTGAGACCAGACTCTTGGCTTCGAGACTTATCTGCACACCCTCATGAATCAAGTCTGCTATTAATGTGAATTCTTTCTC
This window contains:
- the LOC130974058 gene encoding probable sugar phosphate/phosphate translocator At3g11320 isoform X1; this translates as MKAIPWPTIGVVISWYSSNIGVLLLNKYLLSNYGFKYPVFLTMCHMMMCSLLSFIAISIMQVVPLQNIQSRRQFAKICFLSLVFCFSVVCGNISLNYIPVSFNQAIGATTPFFTAVFAYFMTSKREAWVTYCTLLPVVGGVIIATGGERSFHLFGFLICVSSTAARAFKSVLQSILLSSEGEKLNSMNLLLYMAPIAMLVLFPATLLMEKNVIGTTVDLARNDIRIVWYLLFSSSLAYFVNLTNFLVTKHTSALTLQVLGNAKGAVAVVVSILIFKNPISVIGMMGYALTVTGVILYSETKKRYS
- the LOC130974058 gene encoding probable sugar phosphate/phosphate translocator At5g05820 isoform X2, with amino-acid sequence MTSKREAWVTYCTLLPVVGGVIIATGGERSFHLFGFLICVSSTAARAFKSVLQSILLSSEGEKLNSMNLLLYMAPIAMLVLFPATLLMEKNVIGTTVDLARNDIRIVWYLLFSSSLAYFVNLTNFLVTKHTSALTLQVLGNAKGAVAVVVSILIFKNPISVIGMMGYALTVTGVILYSETKKRYS